CCTGAGCGTAATCCGGGGCGTTGACCTTGGTCCCCGTTACGTATTCTCCGGCTTCCCAGTATAAAGGATAGACGCCGGGAAGCAGAGGCTCCATATTGCTGGGCCGTTGCCCGTAAAGCGCCGGCTCCTGGCCGGCGGTGCGCAGGACGGCAAAGTACATACGCTGTTTTTCCGCGATCATTTCCAGGGCGGTTCCGTTCCATTCCAAGACAAAGGATTCCGCGCGCCGGGTGTGTCCGCTGGCTGCGGATACAAAAATTTCGTCCCGTCCGTTGCCATTGACGTCCAAAACATCCAACCAGAAACATTCTTGATATTGTTCCCCTTGATATTCGGCGACGTTCACAAAGCGGCCCTGCTCCATGCGTTTGACCAGGATGCTGTGAGGGCCCAGTATAACGGTTTCATTGAGTCCGTCCCCGGTAATATCTCCTAACGCGATGCCCTGGACGTCCATTTTCATGTTGGGGCTTTTCCAGAACTTGCCCGCGGAGGTCCCGGTCATTACAAAAGGCGAGGCCGCGTTTTGCCTTCCCGTGGAGTCCACCATGCCGCCGTCGGACAGGCTGGGTATCAACGTGTCGGGATGGGCGTGGGTGCTGGGAACGGCGGGCGCGGGCCGGGTTTGCTGCGCCGCGGGGGCGGGGCTTCTTCCGAAGATTTTGTCGTTGATTTCCATGGCGAAATCATTGACGCGGGGAATAAGTCCGTCCATTCCCTGGGTCTGCTCGAAAACCGTCACCGGCGGCCTTTGGCCTTCCATGTCCAGCATGGTGGCGTCCAGGCTAACGCTGTTGCCGAAAACCGTCAAGCTGCCGAAGAGGACGTAGTCCGCTCCAAGCTCCGCCCCTATTTTTCGGGCCTTATCCTTGTCCACACTGTCGCCGAGGGCGGCGACCTTCTCCTGGACCGCCTTTTTTTCAACCACCGTGACCTCGCCCTCGTAGGCAAGCCGGGTGGTGAGCATGTCCTGAATGCCGCTTTGCAAAAAGGAAAGGTCCTTGTCTGCGTTCATGGTAAAGGGCATTATGGCAACCTTGACCGGTTCCTGAGCGTACAACACGCCTGCAAAAGCCATCAGAACCAATAGGGCGGTCAGCCCTGCTTTGAAAATAGGTCCAGCCTTGATTTTTCCTGCCATATTAATCCTTCTCCTTACTGTCGGCTGCCGGGCGTAGCGCCCGCACGCCAATAAATAATGATCCCGCAACCGGGAATTCCGACCTTATACTGAATCCTAAAATGCTTTGCAAGAGAGGGGATCAGGATAGGCGGTTTTTGTAATCCTGATAGGTGAATGCGCGCAAGACCTCAATTTCTCCGGTTTTTTTTCGGACGGCGATGGATGGAAGATTGATGCCGTTGAAGGTGTTGTTCTTCACCATGGTGTAATGGGCCATGTCATGGAATATGAGTTGGTCTCCGGGCTTAAGCTCAGCAGCGAAAGAATAGTCTCCTATCACATCCCCGGCCAGGCAGCTGGGGCCGGCCAGCCTGTACGTGACGGCCAGTTTGCCGGGGGCGCCCGCCCCCTCCACTTCCGGCCGGTAGGGCATTTCCAGGACGTCCGGCATGTGCGTGGCCGCCGATGCATCCAAAATGGCGATGGGCATCTGGTTGTGCACCACGTCCAGGACGCTGGCGACCAGGACTCCCGTATTAAGCGCTACGGCCTCTCCCGGCTCCAGGTAAATCTCAACCCCGTATTTCTCCTTAAAGGCCTTGAGGGTCGAACACAGAAGCTCCACGTCGTAATCCCCGCGCGTGATATGATGCCCCCCGCCCATGTTGATCCATTCCATGGAGCTGATATATCTCCCGAACTTT
The window above is part of the Desulfatibacillum aliphaticivorans DSM 15576 genome. Proteins encoded here:
- a CDS encoding FG-GAP-like repeat-containing protein, giving the protein MAGKIKAGPIFKAGLTALLVLMAFAGVLYAQEPVKVAIMPFTMNADKDLSFLQSGIQDMLTTRLAYEGEVTVVEKKAVQEKVAALGDSVDKDKARKIGAELGADYVLFGSLTVFGNSVSLDATMLDMEGQRPPVTVFEQTQGMDGLIPRVNDFAMEINDKIFGRSPAPAAQQTRPAPAVPSTHAHPDTLIPSLSDGGMVDSTGRQNAASPFVMTGTSAGKFWKSPNMKMDVQGIALGDITGDGLNETVILGPHSILVKRMEQGRFVNVAEYQGEQYQECFWLDVLDVNGNGRDEIFVSAASGHTRRAESFVLEWNGTALEMIAEKQRMYFAVLRTAGQEPALYGQRPSNMEPLLPGVYPLYWEAGEYVTGTKVNAPDYAQVFGVNFAKVGDVQALRPIVYNNDDNLRLINAKGKVEWKGDESYGGSHKHLKLPDSQSRVYLRQRIVTADLNGDGVGEIIVNQNTGSTGKLFERYRKYTSGSFVCLGWDGLGLAPLWHTRKISGYLADFFVGDFDNDGQQELVGAVVSGNAILGGQEKSSLIAYELGILNDK